A genomic segment from Brienomyrus brachyistius isolate T26 chromosome 9, BBRACH_0.4, whole genome shotgun sequence encodes:
- the LOC125749482 gene encoding transmembrane protein 200B isoform X2, translating to MTATGFPGLTPGSRFTSHFTPFRQHLPRFGFCSKKKSEAAIQGRLRIKSLPGAFLILGVLVVLVGTAVAVAGYLPRAHRAATQGQKAMNGSRLVLGRAAGARSVPSAAGLIHSDRMKLLGPIVMGVGLFIFICANTMLYENRDRETQLLLAQAAMKAAVPVDGVLPALDGPLPLPPQWPVSLTATELNICCLDDLADSESLLLQVGAGGSHWASGVPPSSTLLTEALHHQGASSPPISLRTIHSDSCNSSVISVNIPGASAPASPQSVSSTGAVAPPLIKLNNYPVNPPPGMSRDDDWGAPTLPRRAYSLSCRTNPREHQPSASRMGALHAPMTPAESFRKEFSSDMCLSMAALDPKGTEEQKHRSWPRLDLSMTRRYQKLENAKDSGDKLEQAS from the coding sequence ATGACAGCGACAGGCTTCCCCGGATTGACCCCAGGCTCTCGGTTCACCTCGCACTTCACACCCTTCCGCCAGCACCTACCCCGCTTCGGCTTCTGCTCCAAGAAGAAGAGTGAGGCCGCGATCCAGGGCCGCCTGCGGATAAAGTCTCTGCCGGGGGCCTTCCTCATCCTGGGTGtgctggtggtgctggtgggcaCTGCGGTGGCAGTGGCGGGCTACTTGCCCCGGGCTCACAGGGCCGCCACGCAGGGACAGAAGGCCATGAACGGGTCGCGGCTGGTGCTGGGGCGGGCCGCGGGAGCCCGGTCCGTGCCCTCGGCTGCCGGGCTGATCCACAGCGACCGCATGAAGCTGCTGGGGCCCATTGTTATGGGGGTGGGCCTCTTCATCTTCATCTGTGCCAACACCATGCTGTACGAGAACCGCGACCGCGAGACCCAGCTGCTGCTCGCCCAGGCTGCCATGAAAGCTGCTGTCCCCGTCGACGgtgtcctgcctgccctggaTGggcctcttccccttcccccccAGTGGCCCGTCAGCTTGACGGCCACAGAGCTCAACATCTGTTGCTTGGATGACCTCGCCGACTCGGAATCCTTGCTGCTACAGGTGGGGGCCGGGGGCAGTCACTGGGCCTCTGGAGTGCCACCCTCGTCCACCCTCCTGACGGAGGCTCTGCACCATCAGGGCGCGTCCTCACCTCCCATTTCACTGCGCACTATCCACTCAGACTCCTGCAACTCCAGCGTCATCAGTGTGAACATCCCCGGGGCTTCTGCCCCTGCCTCACCCCAGTCAGTATCCAGCACGGGAGccgtggccccacccctcattAAACTCAATAACTACCCAGTGAACCCCCCTCCGGGCATGTCTAGGGATGACGACTGGGGTGCACCCACGTTGCCTCGCCGTGCCTACAGCCTCAGCTGCAGGACTAACCCCCGGGAGCACCAGCCTTCCGCAAGCCGTATGGGAGCACTGCACGCTCCTATGACCCCAGCCGAGTCATTCCGCAAGGAATTCAGCTCGGACATGTGCCTGAGCATGGCTGCCCTCGACCCTAAGGGGACAGAGGAGCAGAAACACCGCAGCTGGCCGCGACTGGACCTCAGCATGACCAGGAGGTACCAGAAACTGGAGAACGCTAAGGACTCTGGGGACAAGCTGGAGCAAGCATCTTAA
- the LOC125749482 gene encoding transmembrane protein 200B isoform X1, whose amino-acid sequence MSPGSLGGASASSPGMTATGFPGLTPGSRFTSHFTPFRQHLPRFGFCSKKKSEAAIQGRLRIKSLPGAFLILGVLVVLVGTAVAVAGYLPRAHRAATQGQKAMNGSRLVLGRAAGARSVPSAAGLIHSDRMKLLGPIVMGVGLFIFICANTMLYENRDRETQLLLAQAAMKAAVPVDGVLPALDGPLPLPPQWPVSLTATELNICCLDDLADSESLLLQVGAGGSHWASGVPPSSTLLTEALHHQGASSPPISLRTIHSDSCNSSVISVNIPGASAPASPQSVSSTGAVAPPLIKLNNYPVNPPPGMSRDDDWGAPTLPRRAYSLSCRTNPREHQPSASRMGALHAPMTPAESFRKEFSSDMCLSMAALDPKGTEEQKHRSWPRLDLSMTRRYQKLENAKDSGDKLEQAS is encoded by the exons ATGTCCCCTGGTAGTTTGGGTGGTGCTTCAG CCTCCTCTCCCGGCATGACAGCGACAGGCTTCCCCGGATTGACCCCAGGCTCTCGGTTCACCTCGCACTTCACACCCTTCCGCCAGCACCTACCCCGCTTCGGCTTCTGCTCCAAGAAGAAGAGTGAGGCCGCGATCCAGGGCCGCCTGCGGATAAAGTCTCTGCCGGGGGCCTTCCTCATCCTGGGTGtgctggtggtgctggtgggcaCTGCGGTGGCAGTGGCGGGCTACTTGCCCCGGGCTCACAGGGCCGCCACGCAGGGACAGAAGGCCATGAACGGGTCGCGGCTGGTGCTGGGGCGGGCCGCGGGAGCCCGGTCCGTGCCCTCGGCTGCCGGGCTGATCCACAGCGACCGCATGAAGCTGCTGGGGCCCATTGTTATGGGGGTGGGCCTCTTCATCTTCATCTGTGCCAACACCATGCTGTACGAGAACCGCGACCGCGAGACCCAGCTGCTGCTCGCCCAGGCTGCCATGAAAGCTGCTGTCCCCGTCGACGgtgtcctgcctgccctggaTGggcctcttccccttcccccccAGTGGCCCGTCAGCTTGACGGCCACAGAGCTCAACATCTGTTGCTTGGATGACCTCGCCGACTCGGAATCCTTGCTGCTACAGGTGGGGGCCGGGGGCAGTCACTGGGCCTCTGGAGTGCCACCCTCGTCCACCCTCCTGACGGAGGCTCTGCACCATCAGGGCGCGTCCTCACCTCCCATTTCACTGCGCACTATCCACTCAGACTCCTGCAACTCCAGCGTCATCAGTGTGAACATCCCCGGGGCTTCTGCCCCTGCCTCACCCCAGTCAGTATCCAGCACGGGAGccgtggccccacccctcattAAACTCAATAACTACCCAGTGAACCCCCCTCCGGGCATGTCTAGGGATGACGACTGGGGTGCACCCACGTTGCCTCGCCGTGCCTACAGCCTCAGCTGCAGGACTAACCCCCGGGAGCACCAGCCTTCCGCAAGCCGTATGGGAGCACTGCACGCTCCTATGACCCCAGCCGAGTCATTCCGCAAGGAATTCAGCTCGGACATGTGCCTGAGCATGGCTGCCCTCGACCCTAAGGGGACAGAGGAGCAGAAACACCGCAGCTGGCCGCGACTGGACCTCAGCATGACCAGGAGGTACCAGAAACTGGAGAACGCTAAGGACTCTGGGGACAAGCTGGAGCAAGCATCTTAA